CTTGGTAGTCGGCAGTATAGCACGTCATCCGTACTTCTACTCCTTTCGGTTGCCCGTGTGCTTGGGCTTGAAACGTGCCTACTAACTTGAGTGATGCTGGAACTAAAGTAACGTTCAATTCTTCTTTAATCTCCCGAGTTAAGGCTTGGGCATCGCTCTCGCCGACTTCTCGCTTACCGCCCGGAATGTAAAATGTGTCTTTGTTGTGGCTACGGGCCATCAAAATCTTTTGATCTCGGAGCAATATCCAAGCGAGCTTATCAATGATGGGAGCAGGCGGGGTTAGATTATTCATGAAGGTGGAAGTTAGACCGCAATTTACAAATAATATTACGTACCTTTTATGACAATTTGCCACCTAAGTTTGACTAACTACCAAACCTAATTATCCAACTATGTCCCGACAACCTTTGCCTGGTCACACCGAAACAGAATTTGTTACCAACATCCTGGAAACCTTCATGCAAGCTCCTGAAGAAGTTAGTCAGGAACAGATGTTTACTTTGTTAAACGTATCCAAGTCAGAAGGTGATAAACCGTTTCGGAGCGATGAGCCAATTAGTACTGCCGATCTGCGAAAACTAATGCTTCGCATCTTTGATCAAAACGATGACTTTAAGTTTGATAATGCCAATGTTGGCTATCTTAACACATTGAATAACATTAGCCAGCGTAGGCGTAACAAAGCATTTTTTCGCACTATTCGTTCGGGAGCCAATGTAAAGCGAATTGTTGCCGAGGGCGATTCCTGGTTTGAACATCCAGTGGTATACGACGTAATTGACTGGCTCAGTGATCTGGGAAAAGATCAGTACGCCATTTATAGTATTGCCCGTGGGGGAGATTTTCTGACCAATATGCTTGAGGAACGAGAATATATTACTGAGCTTTCCCTAATTCGTCCTGAAGTGTTCTTGCTCAGTGCCGGCGGCATTGAGTTGGTAAACGGCCGTCGGGTAGCATTGATGGTAGACCAGCATAGCAAGTACGTAACCGAAGAGTATATGTACGCGCATCCGCTTATTCGGAACGTGCTGATAAAAGGAGACTTGAGTAGCAGGCAGCAGCAAACGCTGATTCGAGGTATGTCATTTCTCACTAAAGAATATTTCGTACTACTCGCTGTTTTGGAGCTAAGCTATAAGTATCTTATTAAGCAGTTACGGAAGAAATTCTTTGATTTAAAGATTATTACGCATGGTTATGATTACACGGTACCTTCTTTTCAGCGCGGACCGGGAGTGGTTAAAACGCTAATTAACCTAGTGGGTGGCAACGGACAACATTTTAAAGAACCCATGCTACTACGGGGAATTCGCAATGCCGAGGATCAGCGGGCAATCAGCTTTGCTATGATCCACCTGTTTAATGAGATGATGGTGAAGGTTGTGCTTGATCCGGTTTTCGGCCGAGGTGTTCACCATATCGATTGCCGAGGTTACGCTCGGGATGAAGACTGGCACGATGAGCTTCATCTACGGCCCCGTAGCCTAAAGCGGGTTGCTCAAACCTATTTGGAAGCAATTAATTCTAATAACCCTGACCAAAAGATTTTTTTCGTTCGCCAGTTAGCACAAAAGCAAGGTGATAGTACTACTTTAGTTAATAATCCTTACGCTAATCCTGATCAGTAGTAGCTTATCTGAGTGAAGTATGGTACTCAACCTATGCTTATAGGGAGCTATTGAAGATGGGTAAGCATAGTCTGGCTCGGGCTTTTATGGATTTATTTGGCTTAGCTGCTGTATAATTTGTGACGAAGTATAGTTATTTACATAAATGCATAGTAGGTTTACACCGAACGGTAGAAGTATTGTGAATAATTAAGAAAAGGGGATTGATTTATTTAGTTTCTAAATAAATTCACTTCATCATGATAAAGGGACACCCCGAAGTCGAACCACAGGCTTAGTCACCTTTACAAGTAATAACACAAAACTGGTAACGAAAAATGTAAGGATACTACTTGGGTAAGCGTAACCCAAAGTGAAAATAATGTATGGGATCAAAGAAAACTATCTATAGCCAGCCCCGGCTACTAGAGAATATTTTAGCTAAACTTCGAGAGATGGGGCTGCGAGAAAAGAAAATCACACGGCAAGATATTACGAATATGGATGAGCTGCATTTGCAAGGAGGTGCCGTATCGGAGTATCTCGCAGATAAGCTAAACATTAGTAACCGGAGCAAAATATTAGACGTAGGATGTGGTATCGGTGGCCCCTGCCGAATGCTGGCTGATAAGTTTGATTGTTCGGTAGTGGGGGTTGATTACACCCCCGAATTCATCCAAACAGCTCAGGCATTAACTAAGATGATCGGGCTAACCCAGAAGGTGTCTTTTCAGGAAGCAGATGCCCTTCAACTACCTTTTGAAGATGCTTCGTTTAGCATTGTTTGGACCCAACATATTCTAATAAACATTGCTGATAAAACTCAGTTTTTTGCTGAGGCACAACGCGTACTGAAGCCGGGGGGGAGGTTTATCTACTACGATATTTTTAGTGCCGATCGGGGCCATATCAACTTTCCTATGCCCTGGGCCGAAAAAGCCTCAGAAAGCCATTTGCAACATCACGAAGAAGTTGACCGTTATTTTGACTACTTGGCGTATCGGCGCGTGTATACCGAAGACCATACCCCATCGGCAATACTGTTTACCAAGGCCGCCGAGGAAACGTTACGTTCCGGTAAACCTACTGGGCTAGGCATAGATATAGTGTTACCAGATCCTAACAAAAGAAAGTTTTCTAATTTGCTAAATGCTCTGTTTGATAAAAAAGTAGAGGTGCACGCTGGCATTTACGTAAAAAGAGTAGAACGGCTAGATGCGGAATAATCGCTAAAGCGAACACTGGTTCGCAAAACACATTGGTTTTTGAGCCGTAATTCCTAACTTCACCGGGCATAAAATCGGTGATTATGATACCTCGCTTTCTGTTTTTCTGCATTGGCAGTTTATGTATTCTGTTCAACACTTCTTTCGCTCAGGCACCCAAAAAGCTATCAGCTAGTGAGGTTCAGCTAGCACTAAAAAAACTTAATGTACTAGGGAGCGCTTTGTACGTAGCCGCTCATCCCGATGATGAGAACCAAGTAGTGATTGGTTATATGTCGCAGGTAGAGCTGCTAAATACGGGTTATTTGTCCCTAACTCGGGGTGACGGAGGGCAAAATCTCATTGGTTCGGAAATTCGTGAGCGACTGGGTGTAGTACGGACACAGGAACTTATTCAGGCTCGTAGCGTAGACGGCAGCCAGCAATTCTTCACCCGAGCCATTGACTTTGGCTACTCCAAAACTTCTGATGAAACCCTTAAACTCTGGGAACGAGAAAAAATTCTCTCGGATGTGGTGTGGGTGATTCGGCAGTTCCGTCCCGATGTAATCATCACTCGCTTTCCTCCCGATTCACGAGCGGGGCACGGTCATCATACTACTTCCGGTATTCTGGCTGCAGAAGCTTTTGATTTAGCTGGTGACCCTGATCAATTTTCTAATCAACTGGAGTACGTAGAAGCTTGGCAACCCACCCGGTTGATGCTGAATGAAACTAGTTGGTTTACCAGTAAAATTGATTCTATTGCTACGGCTAACGATTCTGTGTTGGTAGTAGATATGGGAGTGTATCTGCCGCTACTTGGGAAATCGGTACCTGAGATTGCTTCTCTGAGCCGTAGCAAGCACGAATCACAGGGATTTGGTTCTACCGGAGTCCGGGGGCAGCGGGTAGAATACTTTCGCCACGTGAAGGGCAAAATGGCTAAAGACCATCCGTTGGATAATATTCCCACTAGTTGGTCGCGTTTAGAGGGCGGTGCGGTAGTGGGAGAGTTACTTCAACAAGCTTACCAGAATTACAACCCTGAGCAGCCGTCGGCTATTGTACCTACGCTATTACAGGCCTACGAAGCTCTGAACAAACTGCCCGAAGGGTACTGGAAGCAAGTAAAAGCGAAGGAACTCACTACCGTCATTCAGGCTTGTCTGGGCCTATACGCCGAAGTGCGGAGCGGTACCAACGCTTTAGTTCGCCGGTTTCGCGGAGCGCAAACCCGACCGGATATTGCTGAATATTCGGCTACGCCGGGAGATAGCATCACGCTTAATTTTGAAGTAATTCAGCGAAATCCTCAAGTTGAGGTACAGCTAAACAAAATTGAAGTAGCCCAGATTGGTTATGATACCTTGATTAGTAATGCGCTAGAAGACAATGCGTTAGTAGCGTTCAACAAACAAGTAAAACTGCCGGATAGTCTTCCTTACACCGAGCCGTACTGGCTTCGAGCGAAGAATGACGGTTTTACTTTTTCAGTAGATGATCAAATGTTGATTGGTCGCGATGAAACCCCGCCCGCTTTAGAAGCAGCTTTTTCGTTTACGGTAAACGGACAGGCATTAAACCTTACTAGTCCGGTTATTTACAAGAGAAACGATCCTCGCAAGGGTGAGATGTATCGGCCTTTCGTGATTATTCCTCCGGTGCTGGTAAGCCTTCCAGAAAATGTTTACGTGTTTGCTTCGGCAGAGTCACAAACGGTTACCGCCACGGTAGAAGCGGGGCACTCGAATGTTCAAGGCAATGTATCTTTGAAGGTTCCCTCGGGTTGGTCGGTAAGTCCGGCGCAGTATAATTACGCTATTGCCCTCAAAGGACAAGAGCAGGAGTTCACCTTTACCGTGACGCCACCCACCGGAGCGAGTACCGGAAAGGTTCAGGTAATGGCCGAGTACAAAGAACAATCTTACCAACAGAGTATGGTAACTATTGACTACGAGCACATTCCCACCCAAACATTGCTGCCGCTCGCCACCGCCAATTTGGTGAAACTGGACATTCGGAAAGAAGGAAATCTGGTTGGCTATGTGATGGGAGCTGGAGATGACGTACCCAAGGCTCTGAAGCAAATCGGCTACGAAGTGGCTTTGCTGGAGGAGGAAGATATTCGGATGCCCTACTTATCAAACTTTGATGCTATTATCATCGGAATTCGAGCCTACAATACGGTAAACTGGTTGCGCTACCGCAATGATCGGTTATTAGAATATGTAGAGCAGGGAGGAACTTTAATTACCCAGTACAACACCAGTTCTCGCCTCGTGATGCAAGACTTTTCTCCCTATTCCTTGCAAATGTCCCGTGACCGAGTATCCGACGAAACTGCTGAGGTACGAATTCTGGCTCCCAGCCATCCGGTGCTCAATACTCCTAACGAAATTACTGTCAATGACTTTCAGGGTTGGGTGCAGGAGCGGGGGTTGTACTTCCCCAACGAGTGGGATGAGAAATTTACCCCAATTCTTTCCATGAATGATCCGGGGGAAGAAGAAAAGAAGGGAAGTTTGTTGGTAGCCCCCTACGGCAAAGGCCACTACATTTACACTGGTATTTCTTTCTTTCGTGAACTACCCGCCGGAGTACCCGGAGCCTACCGTCTACTTACCAATCTGATATCAGTGGGTAAAGATGAGCAGATAGAACGGGGAAATGAATGAGCAGTTGTTCGTGATAAGCTCTAACTAAACCAGGTTTGTCGGTCTCCGTATATCTGTTTTTACAAATTTCAATTACTTACTAAGACAACCTGTATGAAAACGTACTGCCTACTTACTTGCTTTTTTATTCTGACGCTTACCGCTAGTAGCCAGACTTCTATCAGGGCAACGCCCCGCTGGGCGAAATTCGAGCAGAACTTTACGAGCTCTCAGACTTACGACAACCCCATTTACGATCTGAAAGATTTTCACGCCGTGTTCACTGCTCCCAGCGGACGAACCACAAAGATTAACGGTTTTTGGGATGGCGGTACTTCGTTCAAGGTACGCTTTGCGCCGGATGAGATAGGGGAGTGGCAGTACCAAACCGTCTGCTCTGATACTGCCAATACCGGACTACACGCACAGCAGGGAAGCTTCATCTGTGAGGCCAATGATAGTGATCTGGCACTCTACCAACGCGGTACGCTTATTCAACCGAAAGGAACCTATCATCTGGCGTACCATGATGGCACTCCTTTTCTCTGGATTGGTTGCACTGCCTGGAACGGAGGGTTAAAGTCTACCGAAGAAGAGTGGGATACTTACCTTGAGCATCGGGTAGATCATCACTACAATGTGATTCAGCTCGTCACTACCCAGTGGCGCGGGGGCGACCAGAACAGTGAGGGGCAAACCGCTTACGAGTATTCTGATGAGCTTCGGGTGAACCCGGAGTTTTATCAGCATATGGACGGAAAGATTGACCGAGTGAATGAATACGGGCTGATTGCTGCCCCGGTGCTACTGTGGGCTTTGCCCTCGGTAACCGGTCGGTACCTAAGCCCAGGTTACAGCTTACCACTGGAGGAGGCGGTGATACTAGCCAAGTACCAAGTAGCCCGCTACGGCGGTAATCAGGTAGTGTGGATGTTAGGGGGCGACGGTCGCTACGCCCGAGAATACGAACAGCGTTGGCTAGAGATTGGTCGCCGGGTGTTTGCCGATAATCCTCCCGGATTAGTAGCCCAGCACCCGCACGGACGGCTCTGGATTGGCGATAACCACGCTGCCGAAGACTGGCTGGATATTGTTGGCTACCAGTCGAGCCACTCCGATGGGCAAGGCACCGTAGATTGGATTAACAAAGGCGAAGTTGCTACCCGTTGGCCGCACTTACCCGCTCGCCCGGTAATTAACCTAGAACCTAATTACGAAGAGATTCGCCCGACTATTGATGCTGAAGATGTACGCAATGCTTCTTATTGGAGCTTGTTCGCTACGCCAATATCGGGTATCACCTACGGAGCCAATGCTATCTGGCCCTGGATTCGAGAGGGCGAAAGCATTCTGAACCACGGCACTCCCAAAAATCTAAGCACTTGGCGGGAGAGTATGAATCTCCCCGGTAGCTTGCAGATTGGCTACCTAGCTGAATTTCTACACCAGTACGAGTGGTGGAATCTCCGTCCCGCTAACGAACTCTTGGTAGACCAACCTGGCGACGAGCAGTACAACCACTTCATTTCGGTAGTACAATCAATTGATAAAAATACTGTAATGGCCTACATCCCGCACGCTAGTACCCTCAAACTCTACAATCCTAGCAACGCTGAGTACGAAGCTACCTGGTTCAACCCCTCCGATAATTCTACCGTTGATGCCCAGCTAAAAACATCCACCGGAATGATTGAAGCAGCTTCGCCTTCGGAAACTGATTATATTTTAGTACTACAAAAGATTGACGAATGATAGCAGATATTAACCATTACTCATTCATTATCAATCATCAATCCAACTCGTACCACTCAACATCCGCTAGGGGCTTTCGTCGACCCTGATACTCTTCGGGAGCGTAGTTAGCCGCTAAGTAATCCAGAATGATAGGTTCGCTATCTCCCAAATCCCAGAGACCTTGGGTTTCCTGCATCCATACGATTTTCTTATGCCAGCCTTCGCGGGTAAAGCGGTTTTGCAAAATTAGCGCACTAGAATGACACGCCAGGCAATGACTCTTTACAGTATTCAATCCTTCTCCGGCAGCAAGTCCGGTAGCCACATCCTTCCCATTCTGCACTTGCGCCTCCTCCAAAGGAAGTGGCTCCGTAGCGACGGGTTCTTTAGCATCTGTATTAGAGTTACAGGCAACGAGCATTATTTGTCCTATCAAGAAAAGCGTCAAACTTGGAGACCAGAAACCGGAGACCGGAAACCGGAATCGGGATATTAGAGTCGGTAGCTGCTTAATATAAATAGAAAGTACTGTCATTTTCGTGAAGAGACATTAGTATTACGCTTATTCCATTTTTCGAACTCCGGACTCCTGTCTCCATCATTTCACTTTTACCGCAATCCGGTGGCAAGCATTGTTCAAATAACCTTTAGGATTCCAGCCGGGAATGACCATTGGTTGGGCTACGCCCTGATCGTCAGTGGCTTTCGCCCATACTTCGTAATAACCCGCTATGGGAAACTCCAGTTCAGTAGACCAATGCTGCCAGGCTAGTCGATTAACAGGCTTTTGCAGCGTGCAGCTTTGCCAAGTAGCTCCAAAGTCAGTAGACACTTCCACCTGGGCTACGCTACGTTCGCCAGCCCAGGCATGACCACGTACTTCCAGCTTTCTGAATTTATCGAACATCGCCCCTGACTTAGGGTAGGTAATTAGCGACTTCACGGGCATAGACTCTATAATCTTAAAGTCTTCTTCCGATACTTCTTCACCAGGAGCTACCGGGTACTCAGGCACTCGGTAAGAATTACCGCCCATCTTGGGGCCATCGTGTATCTGGTTGCGAACATCAATTCGGTGTATCCATTTTCCCGAAGCTGAAGCAGGCCAACCACCGCAGACCAAGCGTAGCGGGTAACCATGTTCAAGTGGAATATCCTTGCTGTTCATCGCCCAGGCAATTAGCGTTTCATCCTGAATGGCTTTTTCTATTGGTACGCCTCGTGAAATTACTACTTTATTGGGGTCACCACTTAGGTGTTTATCTTTGCCATAGTAGCCAATATACACTGCATCATCTTTAATACCTACATCGGTTAGTACATCTCGCAGACGAACTCCCGTCCACTCCGCACAGTATATTGCCCCCTCCTCCCACTGGTTGCCCGAGGCCGGAGGGTAATATCCAGCTCGCCCGTTACCTCCGCATTCTAATGTGAGTTGATAGGTATGTGACTGAAATTTTTGCTTTAAGTCAGTCATATTATAAGATTTCTCCGACTTTACCGATTCTCCGCCAATAGCCAACGTCCAGGTTTTGGCATCAATATTTTGGGGAATAACTCCGTTGTTTCGGATGAAAATATTCGGAAAGGTAGTAATCTCTTCATCCAGTAGGTGAGGGGGAGCTTCTACGTTCCAGGGGCGTTCGCTACGTACAATCATCGCTTCGTCTTTACCATCCATCGGGTTATTTTCTACCGTAAAAACTAACGGAAGGTACCCCGCAGGTAAGTTAGCGGAATGAACAATGTGAGTTCCTAATGCTGCACTCATAGCAGATAACGCACTTTTTCTAAGAAATGACCGGCGGTTCCAGACTGAACCTTGAAAAACAACTGGGCGATTTTGATCGGCTTTCAACATGGTTTCTAGTTACGTAATGGTAGGCAAAAACCAAAATCGTGCTAGGAGCTTATCTAACTTAACCCTGGTGAAGGAATGAAAACTACGGTAATTGGTGTAGATTGCCCTATGAATCTTCCTGAGCATTTTATTAGTTGCGATTGGGGAACATCCAATTTTAGACTACGAGTGGTAGAGACGCACTCACTGGAGGTGCTGGCTGAACATAAAACTGATCGGGGGATAAAAGCACACTATGAAAAATATCAGTGTCAGCAGGAAGTCAGCCAGTTTCAGTTTTTTGCTCATTACCTTAAATCTCAACGGCAACAGTTACCGGAGGGGCATCGGCAGCACCGAATAGTGGTAGCGGGTATGGCTTCGTCCAATATCGGTTTGTGGGAGTTGCCCTACGCTACTCTGCCATTTTCCCAAGATGGTAAACAATTAGTACGGAAGCAAGTGGCTAAAGATGACCTAGACTTGCTGCTTATCTCCGGAGTTAGGAGCACCAACGGAATTATGCGCGGCGAAGAGGTTCAGGCCGTAGGCTTGGAAGAGCCTCTCCGACCTTATTCTGAGGGAATACTATTGCTCCCGGGGACTCACAGCAAGCATATTACTTTCGCTAATCAAGAGTTTCGGAGTTTTCGTACCTACATGACGGGCGAACTGTTTGACATAATTTCTAAACAAAGTATTCTATCCCGTTCGGTAGAGCCAGCTTCTTGGTCAGATGATCGGGCTCAAGCTTTTCAGGAAGGATTAGAGCTAGGGTTTTCGGGCCAGCTTTCGGCTAGCCTGTTTACTATCCGGGCTAACCACATTATCAGTAAACACAACCCAAAAGATAGTTATTATCAGCTCAGCGGTATGCTCATTGGCGATGAGCTAGCTTATTTGAAAGATAAATCGGAAACCATTATTTTAGCCGCGCCCGATCCGGTGTTTAGTCTTTACCAGCAGGCACTAAAGTCGATAATTGAGCCTCAGCAGCTAGTGCTCTTAGGCGGTAAAGTACTAGAGAAAGCATTGTTAATTGGCCAAAAGAAAATACTAGCGTTACATGGCAACTGACTCATCATTTTCTTGGGAAAGGTACTACCAAGCTCCGATAGTTGGCATTGTCCGGAGTTTGCCATTAGACACTATCCGTCCGATCACGCAAGTTTATCAAGATGCCGGGCTGTTTACATTGGAAATTACCATGAACACTCCAGGAGCACCCAAAATAATTTCATTACTAAGGAAAGAGTTTCCGGGCATGAATATCGGGGCTGGAACTGTTTGTACGATGAATGACCTTACGCTTGCTCTGAATGCCGGAGCGCAATTTATCGTAACTCCAATTTTAGACGAGCGGGTGGTTAAGCACACAGTAGCCCGGCAAATACCGATTTTTCCGGGTGCCTATTCTCCCACAGAGATTCACCAGGCTTGGTCGTGGGGGGCAGCCGCAGTGAAGGTGTTTCCGGCTACCCAACTAGGCGTGCAGTTTATCAAAGACATTTTAGCTCCTCTCAATCAGATTAAGCTACTTCCCACTGGGGGTGTTTCCCAGGAAAATATTCGCTCATTCTTCGTCGCTGGGGCGGTAGGCGTAGGCATGGGAAGTTCGCTGCTGGATAAGCAGTTAATCGAAGAGAAAGATTTTGATAGCCTAAATCAGCACTTCATTAAAATAAAGGGTGAAATACAAGATTTTATCCAGTCGTAGGTCCTTCCGCCGAAGAAAGCGATTGTAATTTAACTTACTTCGCACTTAAAACGCCGCGCCTTAGCTGGCTGGGAGGCACTCCAAATCGCCGTTTGAAAGCAGTGGTAAAGTGAGATGCATACTGGTAGCCACACTGTTCGGAAACTTCAGTAATGGTTTTGTCTTTTTCTTCTAATAGCATCTCACGAGCTTGTACCATTTTTCTTTCAAGAAGATAACCAAAGACAGTGGTGCCAAATAAAGATTTGAAGCCTTTCTTGAGCGTAAACTCGTTCGTGCCTACTTGCTTGGCTAATGCGCCTAATGAATGAGGAGTGTTCACATTGGTTTCAATAATTTCTCGAACAGCGTACATCCGGTCTATATCGGCTTTTTTCAAATAATTGGACGATGCCTGATGATGAGTATTCTGATCGGCGATTATTTGCTCTAGTTGAAGCAGTAACAATTCAATGACCCGGGCCTCTACCAGCATTTTCTTCAGTGGCCCGGTTCGCTCGCAGTGCATGATTTCGTGGATAATCATTCGCATACGGGCACTAATCGGTCGGTTCCGATCAACGAGTAGGCTTGTTCGTTGCTGAGTAAGTGATTTTCGGAATTCCTCAAATGCTACATGTTCCGGTAGATATTTCTTAAAAAGACTAGGCATAACATTCACTTCAAACACTTCCATACGAGGGTTAGTAGCCCAAGTTGACCGCCCCTTAAAACCCGCTGCGTACAAAATATTATGTTCGTTCTGGCTGAAGTTATACTGCTTTTTGGTGTGCAGATCAGTAGTTTGCACCTGACCGCCGAGAGCAAAATGCATTTCTACCGATTCAAAATCACTCTCAAAGTTTATGAGCGTATTTTTTCTAGGAGCTAAATGCCCGTAGCCAATGTGCATCCCTTCAAAAAAAAGCTCTCGATAATCTCCTTGCCCAAGCCAAGGGTCGGCTCGATGAACCCGTTCGGTGATAGCTTTGGTATTATCATGAAAACCAGCCGGGTAGTGGTGCTCAATTTTATTATCAACTATATCGGTGGCGTGCAGTCGTACTTTCATCTTTTCCGTTTTGCGTAGATTTTATTCCGCGTAGAGTTACCTACCCGGATGATTTCGTCAATTTCTTTGTGGAAGATATAATTATTTAGAATAATTCTAAACAAAATAGTGAAAAAATGCGTAATAATTTTTAGGTTTTACTAAAAAAATTTTTAGCTTAATCTAAATTAGTATATTTGTAAAGGTTTTTTTGTGATTATTTAGCTGCACCCTATGGTCAGGGTAGTGATAAAAAATAGCGATAGATGAATCTGCGTAGTCAGTGCTTGGTAGTATTTAACAAGACTTCCTAAG
This region of Tunicatimonas pelagia genomic DNA includes:
- a CDS encoding NUDIX hydrolase, with product MNNLTPPAPIIDKLAWILLRDQKILMARSHNKDTFYIPGGKREVGESDAQALTREIKEELNVTLVPASLKLVGTFQAQAHGQPKGVEVRMTCYTADYQGTLEAAAEIAEIEWFTHAQLPEVGPVDQIIFSWLYERELIAN
- a CDS encoding class I SAM-dependent methyltransferase → MGSKKTIYSQPRLLENILAKLREMGLREKKITRQDITNMDELHLQGGAVSEYLADKLNISNRSKILDVGCGIGGPCRMLADKFDCSVVGVDYTPEFIQTAQALTKMIGLTQKVSFQEADALQLPFEDASFSIVWTQHILINIADKTQFFAEAQRVLKPGGRFIYYDIFSADRGHINFPMPWAEKASESHLQHHEEVDRYFDYLAYRRVYTEDHTPSAILFTKAAEETLRSGKPTGLGIDIVLPDPNKRKFSNLLNALFDKKVEVHAGIYVKRVERLDAE
- a CDS encoding PIG-L family deacetylase, which produces MIPRFLFFCIGSLCILFNTSFAQAPKKLSASEVQLALKKLNVLGSALYVAAHPDDENQVVIGYMSQVELLNTGYLSLTRGDGGQNLIGSEIRERLGVVRTQELIQARSVDGSQQFFTRAIDFGYSKTSDETLKLWEREKILSDVVWVIRQFRPDVIITRFPPDSRAGHGHHTTSGILAAEAFDLAGDPDQFSNQLEYVEAWQPTRLMLNETSWFTSKIDSIATANDSVLVVDMGVYLPLLGKSVPEIASLSRSKHESQGFGSTGVRGQRVEYFRHVKGKMAKDHPLDNIPTSWSRLEGGAVVGELLQQAYQNYNPEQPSAIVPTLLQAYEALNKLPEGYWKQVKAKELTTVIQACLGLYAEVRSGTNALVRRFRGAQTRPDIAEYSATPGDSITLNFEVIQRNPQVEVQLNKIEVAQIGYDTLISNALEDNALVAFNKQVKLPDSLPYTEPYWLRAKNDGFTFSVDDQMLIGRDETPPALEAAFSFTVNGQALNLTSPVIYKRNDPRKGEMYRPFVIIPPVLVSLPENVYVFASAESQTVTATVEAGHSNVQGNVSLKVPSGWSVSPAQYNYAIALKGQEQEFTFTVTPPTGASTGKVQVMAEYKEQSYQQSMVTIDYEHIPTQTLLPLATANLVKLDIRKEGNLVGYVMGAGDDVPKALKQIGYEVALLEEEDIRMPYLSNFDAIIIGIRAYNTVNWLRYRNDRLLEYVEQGGTLITQYNTSSRLVMQDFSPYSLQMSRDRVSDETAEVRILAPSHPVLNTPNEITVNDFQGWVQERGLYFPNEWDEKFTPILSMNDPGEEEKKGSLLVAPYGKGHYIYTGISFFRELPAGVPGAYRLLTNLISVGKDEQIERGNE
- a CDS encoding apiosidase-like domain-containing protein; translated protein: MKTYCLLTCFFILTLTASSQTSIRATPRWAKFEQNFTSSQTYDNPIYDLKDFHAVFTAPSGRTTKINGFWDGGTSFKVRFAPDEIGEWQYQTVCSDTANTGLHAQQGSFICEANDSDLALYQRGTLIQPKGTYHLAYHDGTPFLWIGCTAWNGGLKSTEEEWDTYLEHRVDHHYNVIQLVTTQWRGGDQNSEGQTAYEYSDELRVNPEFYQHMDGKIDRVNEYGLIAAPVLLWALPSVTGRYLSPGYSLPLEEAVILAKYQVARYGGNQVVWMLGGDGRYAREYEQRWLEIGRRVFADNPPGLVAQHPHGRLWIGDNHAAEDWLDIVGYQSSHSDGQGTVDWINKGEVATRWPHLPARPVINLEPNYEEIRPTIDAEDVRNASYWSLFATPISGITYGANAIWPWIREGESILNHGTPKNLSTWRESMNLPGSLQIGYLAEFLHQYEWWNLRPANELLVDQPGDEQYNHFISVVQSIDKNTVMAYIPHASTLKLYNPSNAEYEATWFNPSDNSTVDAQLKTSTGMIEAASPSETDYILVLQKIDE
- a CDS encoding sulfite oxidase yields the protein MLKADQNRPVVFQGSVWNRRSFLRKSALSAMSAALGTHIVHSANLPAGYLPLVFTVENNPMDGKDEAMIVRSERPWNVEAPPHLLDEEITTFPNIFIRNNGVIPQNIDAKTWTLAIGGESVKSEKSYNMTDLKQKFQSHTYQLTLECGGNGRAGYYPPASGNQWEEGAIYCAEWTGVRLRDVLTDVGIKDDAVYIGYYGKDKHLSGDPNKVVISRGVPIEKAIQDETLIAWAMNSKDIPLEHGYPLRLVCGGWPASASGKWIHRIDVRNQIHDGPKMGGNSYRVPEYPVAPGEEVSEEDFKIIESMPVKSLITYPKSGAMFDKFRKLEVRGHAWAGERSVAQVEVSTDFGATWQSCTLQKPVNRLAWQHWSTELEFPIAGYYEVWAKATDDQGVAQPMVIPGWNPKGYLNNACHRIAVKVK
- a CDS encoding 2-dehydro-3-deoxygalactonokinase; translated protein: MKTTVIGVDCPMNLPEHFISCDWGTSNFRLRVVETHSLEVLAEHKTDRGIKAHYEKYQCQQEVSQFQFFAHYLKSQRQQLPEGHRQHRIVVAGMASSNIGLWELPYATLPFSQDGKQLVRKQVAKDDLDLLLISGVRSTNGIMRGEEVQAVGLEEPLRPYSEGILLLPGTHSKHITFANQEFRSFRTYMTGELFDIISKQSILSRSVEPASWSDDRAQAFQEGLELGFSGQLSASLFTIRANHIISKHNPKDSYYQLSGMLIGDELAYLKDKSETIILAAPDPVFSLYQQALKSIIEPQQLVLLGGKVLEKALLIGQKKILALHGN
- a CDS encoding bifunctional 4-hydroxy-2-oxoglutarate aldolase/2-dehydro-3-deoxy-phosphogluconate aldolase, whose product is MATDSSFSWERYYQAPIVGIVRSLPLDTIRPITQVYQDAGLFTLEITMNTPGAPKIISLLRKEFPGMNIGAGTVCTMNDLTLALNAGAQFIVTPILDERVVKHTVARQIPIFPGAYSPTEIHQAWSWGAAAVKVFPATQLGVQFIKDILAPLNQIKLLPTGGVSQENIRSFFVAGAVGVGMGSSLLDKQLIEEKDFDSLNQHFIKIKGEIQDFIQS
- a CDS encoding helix-turn-helix transcriptional regulator encodes the protein MKVRLHATDIVDNKIEHHYPAGFHDNTKAITERVHRADPWLGQGDYRELFFEGMHIGYGHLAPRKNTLINFESDFESVEMHFALGGQVQTTDLHTKKQYNFSQNEHNILYAAGFKGRSTWATNPRMEVFEVNVMPSLFKKYLPEHVAFEEFRKSLTQQRTSLLVDRNRPISARMRMIIHEIMHCERTGPLKKMLVEARVIELLLLQLEQIIADQNTHHQASSNYLKKADIDRMYAVREIIETNVNTPHSLGALAKQVGTNEFTLKKGFKSLFGTTVFGYLLERKMVQAREMLLEEKDKTITEVSEQCGYQYASHFTTAFKRRFGVPPSQLRRGVLSAK